CTACACCAAGCAGAGAAGATAAAAACATAACACAAAGACTTGTTGAATCAGGGACTTTACTTGGGATATCTGTGCTTGACCACATTATCATTGGTGATAATATATATACTAGTTTAAGAGAGTCAGATGAGGATCTATTTATACAATAAATAGATCTTATCGATGAAAATGATCTTTAATACACATAATAACGAGAAGGAATAGAGACGGTGAAAAAATGATCAATATGAATGAACGAAATAAAATACCGATATTTATAGCGATAACAGTTATAGTACTCATTATGATAATTGGCTTTACTTCTCAACAAAGAGAACGTTTAACACCTGTAGAAAGATTTGCAGGAGATATTTTTATGCCAGTTCAGAGAATAGTAAGCAAAACATACTTTACGCTTGAAGAGCAGGTAAGGACAGTGATTCGGTCAGGAACGATAAAAAATGAGAATCAGGAACTGCGAAAAGAAATAGAAAAATATCAATCAAAACTAGTCGAAATACAGCTTAACAGAGATGAACTTAATGAACTCAGGGAACTGAAACAAACACTTAACAGTATTGATCGTGTTGACATCTCAGATCCTATTACCGCAAATGTTATTGGAAGTAGTGATGGGAATTGGTTTCAAATGTTTACGATTGACGCTGGTGAAAGTAAAGGAGTTGCCGTAAACAGTGTTGTTATTGGTTCGGGAGGACTTATAGGACGTGTATATGAAACTGGGAACCATTGGTCCAAGGTTATTTCAATTATTGATAATAGTAGCTCTGTTAGTTTTCGAATATTAAGAAACAGCGATCTTCAAGGAATCCTATCCGGGAGCATTGATAACACTTTAAGTGGATATCTTTTTGATCCTGAGGCTGATATAATTGTGGGAGATAGATTAATTACTTCAGGTATTGGATTGTATCCTAAAGGTATTGTAATAGGTGAAATTAAAGAAATAACTACCAGTTCTGATCAGTTACTTCAAAACATTGAGGTTGAACCAGC
This genomic interval from Tindallia magadiensis contains the following:
- the mreC gene encoding rod shape-determining protein MreC; translated protein: MINMNERNKIPIFIAITVIVLIMIIGFTSQQRERLTPVERFAGDIFMPVQRIVSKTYFTLEEQVRTVIRSGTIKNENQELRKEIEKYQSKLVEIQLNRDELNELRELKQTLNSIDRVDISDPITANVIGSSDGNWFQMFTIDAGESKGVAVNSVVIGSGGLIGRVYETGNHWSKVISIIDNSSSVSFRILRNSDLQGILSGSIDNTLSGYLFDPEADIIVGDRLITSGIGLYPKGIVIGEIKEITTSSDQLLQNIEVEPAVNFNRMDKVMVINPKTYME